Proteins found in one Salinimonas lutimaris genomic segment:
- a CDS encoding fumarylacetoacetate hydrolase family protein, translating into MYRHTDNLNTPIELAVGKVVCAGRNFLDHIQEMKSDVPDEPLLFMKPASALCSMHDPITIPADRGPCHNELEVALLIGQRLCHSDQHSALEAVHSVGLGLDLTLREVQAQLKEKGHPWERAKAFDGSCPVSQFIPAVQFTDLDRLAFSLEVNGKLRQEGNSGMMMHTMGQLLALISRHFTLEPGDIVMTGTPKGVGPLAQDDTIRARLQSSLDITTSVVAV; encoded by the coding sequence ATGTATCGACACACAGATAATCTTAATACCCCCATTGAACTGGCGGTCGGCAAAGTGGTTTGCGCCGGACGCAATTTCCTTGATCATATTCAGGAAATGAAATCAGACGTGCCGGATGAGCCGTTATTGTTTATGAAGCCGGCCTCAGCCCTGTGCAGTATGCATGATCCCATTACTATTCCGGCTGACCGCGGGCCCTGTCATAACGAGCTGGAAGTAGCGCTGCTGATTGGTCAGCGGTTATGTCACAGTGACCAGCACAGTGCGCTTGAGGCGGTGCACAGCGTTGGTCTGGGGCTGGACCTCACCTTACGTGAGGTGCAGGCGCAGTTAAAAGAAAAAGGCCACCCGTGGGAGCGGGCCAAAGCATTTGACGGTAGCTGCCCCGTCAGCCAGTTTATACCGGCCGTGCAGTTCACTGATCTGGACCGGCTGGCGTTTTCGCTGGAAGTGAATGGCAAATTACGTCAGGAAGGCAATAGCGGCATGATGATGCATACAATGGGGCAGTTACTGGCATTGATTTCCCGTCATTTTACCCTGGAGCCAGGCGATATTGTCATGACCGGCACCCCAAAAGGGGTTGGACCGCTGGCTCAGGATGATACTATTCGCGCCCGTTTACAAAGCAGTTTAGATATAACGACGAGTGTAGTAGCAGTATGA
- the fadD gene encoding long-chain-fatty-acid--CoA ligase FadD, with amino-acid sequence MKKTWLEHYDPRVSAEINPDRYASVVDIFEQSVKNYGDSTAYINMGHEMTFNELDVQTRQFAAYLQNSGLKRGDAVAIMMPNLLQYPVAMFGILRAGMTVVNVNPLYTARELKHQLNDANAQAIVIVQNFACTLEKVVAETPVKQVLLTSLGDMLPAPKRWIVNLAVKYVKKLVPEFSLPQAIPFMDALKKGARQTFKREDISGEDLAFLQYTGGTTGVSKGAMLTHRNMIANLEQVSGILETVIEKNKDLVVTALPLYHIFALLANGLLFLKYGCPNLLITNPRDMPGFVKELGKYPVAILPGVNTLFNGLINTPGFADLDFSNFKFGLGGGMAVQRPVAEKWEKITGTVLLEGYGLTECSPVVAVTPPQIGEYKGTIGFPVPSTEIKLLDDDGNEVAEGEPGEMWVKGPQVMRGYLNRPEASDEILKDGWLATGDIAKADEQGYFYIVDRKKDMILVSGFNVFPNEIEEVAAMHDNIVEAAAVGIPHEVSGEVVKLFVVRNNDSLTAEQVIAHCRKHLTGYKVPKQVVFKDELPKTNVGKILRRELRD; translated from the coding sequence GTGAAAAAAACCTGGCTTGAGCATTACGACCCTCGTGTTTCAGCAGAAATTAACCCGGACCGTTATGCATCCGTTGTCGACATTTTTGAGCAATCAGTAAAAAATTACGGGGACAGTACCGCATATATCAATATGGGTCATGAAATGACCTTTAACGAACTGGATGTTCAGACCCGGCAGTTTGCTGCCTATTTGCAAAACTCAGGACTAAAGCGCGGCGATGCTGTGGCCATCATGATGCCCAATCTGCTGCAATACCCGGTGGCGATGTTCGGTATTCTGCGCGCCGGCATGACCGTGGTAAACGTCAACCCGCTATACACTGCACGGGAACTTAAGCACCAGTTAAACGATGCCAACGCACAGGCCATCGTTATTGTGCAGAACTTTGCCTGTACCCTGGAAAAGGTTGTGGCGGAAACTCCGGTAAAACAGGTGCTGCTGACTTCACTGGGCGATATGCTGCCGGCGCCAAAGCGCTGGATAGTGAATCTGGCGGTCAAGTACGTCAAAAAGCTGGTTCCGGAATTCTCTTTGCCACAGGCGATTCCTTTTATGGATGCGCTGAAAAAAGGTGCGCGGCAAACCTTTAAGCGTGAAGATATCTCCGGCGAAGATCTGGCCTTTTTGCAATATACCGGCGGTACCACCGGGGTGTCGAAAGGGGCCATGCTGACCCACCGTAACATGATTGCTAATCTGGAACAGGTCTCCGGTATTCTGGAAACCGTGATTGAGAAAAATAAAGATCTGGTGGTAACGGCATTGCCGCTCTACCACATCTTTGCGCTGCTGGCTAACGGGCTGCTGTTCTTAAAATATGGCTGTCCGAACCTGCTGATTACCAATCCGCGGGACATGCCGGGCTTTGTCAAAGAGCTGGGCAAATATCCGGTGGCTATTCTGCCGGGGGTAAATACCCTGTTTAATGGCCTGATTAACACGCCGGGATTTGCTGATCTGGATTTTTCTAATTTCAAATTTGGTCTTGGCGGCGGTATGGCCGTGCAGCGCCCGGTGGCTGAAAAATGGGAAAAAATCACCGGTACAGTGCTGCTTGAAGGCTACGGCCTGACCGAGTGTTCCCCGGTGGTTGCTGTTACCCCACCACAAATTGGTGAATATAAGGGCACCATTGGTTTTCCGGTGCCGTCTACTGAAATTAAATTACTGGATGATGACGGCAATGAAGTGGCAGAAGGTGAGCCGGGCGAAATGTGGGTGAAAGGCCCGCAGGTTATGCGCGGTTATCTGAATCGCCCTGAGGCCTCTGATGAAATTCTTAAGGATGGCTGGCTGGCTACCGGCGATATTGCCAAGGCGGACGAGCAGGGATACTTCTATATTGTTGACCGTAAAAAAGATATGATTCTGGTTTCCGGCTTCAATGTTTTTCCGAATGAAATTGAAGAAGTCGCCGCCATGCACGACAATATTGTGGAAGCCGCTGCGGTAGGTATTCCACATGAAGTCAGTGGTGAAGTGGTGAAGCTGTTTGTGGTCAGAAATAATGACTCTCTGACAGCCGAACAGGTTATTGCTCATTGCCGAAAGCATCTGACAGGGTATAAAGTACCCAAACAGGTGGTATTTAAGGATGAGCTGCCCAAAACCAACGTGGGTAAGATTCTGCGGCGAGAGCTGCGGGACTAA
- a CDS encoding YcgN family cysteine cluster protein: MSDRFWETKTLDEMTRTEWEALCDGCGKCCLHKFIEDDEATEATSTDEIRDHEQVHYTNIVCSLLNTKTCDCTQYQNRTTLVPDCVQLTRDNLKDIFFMPNSCTYRRLYEGRGMPSWHPLLNKGKKTAMHRQGMSVRGKTVFECDVDLDKFEDYIARWPLSDCD; this comes from the coding sequence ATGAGTGATCGGTTCTGGGAAACCAAAACATTAGACGAAATGACCCGGACAGAATGGGAAGCCCTGTGTGACGGCTGTGGTAAGTGCTGTCTGCATAAATTTATCGAAGATGATGAGGCAACTGAAGCCACCTCTACCGATGAGATTCGCGACCACGAGCAGGTGCATTACACCAATATTGTGTGTTCACTGCTCAATACCAAAACCTGTGACTGTACACAGTATCAGAATCGGACCACGCTTGTGCCTGACTGTGTACAGCTGACCCGGGATAACCTGAAAGATATTTTCTTCATGCCCAACAGCTGTACGTACCGCCGGTTGTACGAGGGCAGGGGCATGCCGTCCTGGCATCCACTGCTTAATAAAGGTAAAAAAACCGCCATGCACCGTCAGGGGATGTCCGTCAGAGGCAAAACGGTGTTTGAGTGTGATGTGGATTTAGACAAATTTGAAGATTATATCGCGCGTTGGCCGTTATCCGACTGCGATTAA
- a CDS encoding YcgL domain-containing protein: protein MLCAVYKTAKKEGMYLYLPEKDKFDDVPEALLEQFGKPVLVMLLPLNKREALGRVDKETLITALREKGFYLQLPPKQEDWLAEHRVALGLSPREEAKKF, encoded by the coding sequence ATGCTATGTGCTGTTTATAAAACCGCCAAAAAAGAAGGCATGTATTTGTACTTGCCTGAAAAAGATAAGTTTGATGATGTACCTGAAGCCTTGCTCGAACAATTCGGCAAGCCGGTGCTGGTTATGCTGTTACCGCTGAACAAGCGCGAAGCACTGGGCCGGGTTGATAAAGAAACCCTGATAACCGCGCTGCGTGAAAAAGGGTTTTATTTGCAGCTGCCGCCTAAACAGGAAGACTGGCTGGCAGAACACCGTGTGGCGCTGGGACTGTCGCCCCGGGAAGAAGCCAAGAAGTTTTAA
- a CDS encoding GNAT family N-acetyltransferase encodes MIDLSILPARLPVPATSFGPVTVTRLAAKHQDVLCQASRLAADSVKPWMGSQLCPVTPVAARQCIEQQEQLRHTGYGITYLLMHEQACLGLGTINHIHAVHGTGNLGYWIRPDVAGRGLAVTLCQSLIKLAFAQMGMHRLELFIEPANQPSLRVAEKLGAIKEGLCRKRISGRDAWLYALVSEG; translated from the coding sequence TTGATTGACTTGAGTATATTGCCGGCGCGACTACCGGTACCTGCTACGTCCTTTGGGCCTGTTACCGTGACACGGCTGGCGGCAAAGCATCAGGATGTGTTGTGTCAGGCCAGCCGGCTTGCTGCTGACAGCGTTAAACCCTGGATGGGTAGTCAGCTGTGTCCGGTTACACCGGTTGCCGCACGCCAGTGTATTGAGCAGCAGGAACAGCTGCGCCACACCGGCTACGGCATTACCTATTTGCTGATGCACGAACAGGCATGTCTGGGGCTGGGTACCATCAACCACATTCACGCTGTACACGGTACTGGTAATCTGGGTTACTGGATTCGCCCTGATGTTGCCGGTCGGGGGCTTGCTGTTACATTGTGCCAGAGCCTGATAAAACTGGCATTTGCGCAGATGGGCATGCATCGGCTGGAGCTGTTTATTGAACCGGCAAATCAGCCGAGTTTGCGGGTGGCAGAAAAGCTCGGTGCAATAAAAGAAGGATTGTGTCGCAAGCGTATATCAGGCCGCGATGCCTGGTTGTATGCACTGGTCAGTGAAGGCTGA
- the rnd gene encoding ribonuclease D: protein MDYQLITTSEQLKQVCDAASQCDAVALDTEFVRTRSLTPHLGLLQLYDGQQLVLIDPIEIEDMRPFVRLLENPGVVKVLHSCSEDLEAFLTSFDTLPAPVFDTQFAASMLNIGATMGYARMVEELLGVALDKGESRTDWLARPLSTRQLAYAANDVLYLLPCYRQLAEQVALAGKTDWVYQEMETLGGKKRSQLPLEYAYLPVKNNWKLNTEQLTVLQHLAAWRLGMARKKDLALNFVLKESLMLDIAERLPGNRNAMTAIPGMISPTLRRYGDTLLSIVQKAREEYTDLPATQHLPKVRRLVDFPEYKQTLGKLKTMAADVARNQNVPIEVVASKKQMNQVLKWYWFELSETRVQGLKPDLLTGWRAHFFTAPVEAMLDNPLKVSKS, encoded by the coding sequence ATGGATTATCAGTTAATAACAACCAGTGAACAGTTAAAGCAGGTGTGCGATGCAGCCAGTCAGTGCGATGCCGTAGCCCTGGATACCGAATTTGTCAGAACCCGCTCACTCACCCCGCATTTAGGTCTTTTACAGCTGTATGATGGCCAGCAGCTGGTGCTGATCGATCCTATTGAAATTGAGGACATGCGGCCGTTTGTACGCCTGCTGGAAAACCCCGGTGTCGTTAAGGTACTGCATTCGTGCTCAGAAGACCTGGAAGCGTTTCTGACCAGTTTTGATACCTTACCGGCACCTGTTTTTGATACCCAGTTTGCCGCGTCAATGCTTAATATCGGCGCTACCATGGGCTATGCCAGAATGGTCGAAGAGCTGTTAGGTGTGGCGCTGGACAAAGGCGAGTCGCGAACTGACTGGCTGGCCCGCCCGCTAAGTACCAGACAGCTGGCCTATGCGGCCAACGATGTGCTGTATTTACTGCCCTGCTATCGCCAGCTGGCCGAACAGGTCGCCCTGGCCGGTAAAACAGACTGGGTATACCAGGAAATGGAGACACTGGGAGGCAAGAAACGAAGTCAGCTACCGCTGGAATATGCCTATTTGCCGGTGAAAAACAACTGGAAGCTGAACACCGAGCAATTAACTGTGTTGCAGCATCTGGCTGCCTGGCGTCTGGGTATGGCCCGTAAAAAAGATCTGGCACTTAACTTTGTTCTTAAAGAATCGTTAATGCTGGATATTGCCGAGCGTTTGCCGGGCAACCGCAATGCCATGACCGCGATTCCGGGCATGATCAGTCCTACACTGCGCCGCTATGGCGATACGCTGCTGTCGATTGTACAAAAGGCCCGCGAGGAATATACCGACTTGCCGGCGACCCAACATTTACCCAAAGTACGCCGGTTAGTCGATTTTCCGGAATACAAGCAAACACTGGGTAAACTGAAAACCATGGCCGCGGATGTGGCCCGGAATCAGAATGTACCGATTGAAGTCGTCGCCTCGAAAAAGCAAATGAATCAGGTGCTTAAATGGTACTGGTTTGAGCTGAGTGAAACCCGGGTGCAGGGCTTAAAACCTGATCTGCTGACCGGCTGGCGAGCCCATTTTTTCACCGCGCCGGTTGAAGCGATGCTGGATAACCCGTTAAAAGTGAGTAAGTCGTAA
- a CDS encoding lytic murein transglycosylase encodes MTQASAAGANPVEKSQVEKSAAGFATYLTGLSKEAQARGFDKTWLDNTLKNTEYRATVVKADKSQPETKITLDDYLRTRVPDWKVSQAVSVLKENRDLLTAIGKQYQVQPRFIVALWGNESNFGKLQGNFDVLSALASLAYEGRREALFKKQFFAALTIVKEGHISADKLKGSWAGAMGQSQFMPTSFLTYAVDYDGDGKKDIWTNKADVFASIANYLSSEGWDETRTWGRQVTFSGDYQGGHAGLAKADFVPLSEWQQRGVRKYDGTALPQVDTKASLIMPDGPDGRLYLVYNNFHTLMKWNRSTYFGVSVGYLSDRIRKGH; translated from the coding sequence ATGACTCAGGCCAGCGCGGCGGGCGCCAATCCGGTGGAAAAAAGCCAGGTGGAAAAAAGTGCCGCCGGTTTTGCTACGTATCTGACCGGTTTGAGTAAAGAAGCGCAGGCCCGGGGATTTGACAAGACCTGGCTGGATAACACGCTGAAAAACACCGAGTACCGGGCCACCGTGGTCAAAGCAGATAAAAGTCAGCCGGAAACAAAAATCACGCTGGATGATTATCTTCGTACCCGGGTGCCGGACTGGAAAGTTAGTCAGGCAGTGTCTGTATTAAAGGAAAATCGCGACCTGCTGACAGCCATTGGCAAACAGTATCAGGTGCAGCCGCGCTTTATTGTAGCGTTGTGGGGCAATGAGTCGAACTTTGGCAAACTGCAGGGTAACTTCGATGTGCTGTCTGCGCTGGCCTCACTGGCCTATGAAGGCCGCCGTGAAGCGCTGTTTAAAAAGCAGTTTTTTGCGGCCCTGACCATCGTGAAAGAAGGTCACATCAGTGCAGATAAGCTTAAAGGGTCCTGGGCCGGTGCCATGGGGCAAAGCCAGTTTATGCCCACGTCGTTTTTAACCTATGCGGTGGATTATGACGGCGATGGTAAAAAAGATATCTGGACCAACAAAGCCGATGTGTTTGCCTCTATTGCCAATTACCTGTCATCTGAAGGCTGGGATGAGACGCGTACCTGGGGGCGTCAGGTGACGTTCAGCGGCGATTATCAGGGCGGGCATGCCGGGCTGGCCAAAGCCGACTTTGTGCCATTGTCTGAATGGCAGCAAAGAGGGGTTCGCAAGTACGACGGTACGGCCCTGCCGCAGGTCGATACCAAAGCATCACTGATTATGCCGGACGGACCCGACGGGCGTCTGTATCTGGTGTACAACAACTTTCATACACTGATGAAGTGGAACCGTTCCACCTACTTTGGCGTATCAGTTGGGTACTTGTCAGATCGTATCAGGAAAGGACACTAA
- the dsbB gene encoding disulfide bond formation protein DsbB has translation MGLIQGISRQAEKKSAWAILFLTSMGLEVAALYFQYGMDLLPCIMCIYQRTAMYGIVLAGLLVLIANNGLTRMIAFAGWAVSAGWGFLIAREHVEILNASNPFFASCEIVPNFPSFMPLHEWLPWIFEAKGDCTEDSWQFMSMGMADWMSVIFAAYFIVFAVVFICRLLDKKPF, from the coding sequence ATGGGTCTTATTCAGGGAATCAGTCGCCAGGCTGAAAAAAAATCAGCCTGGGCGATTTTATTTCTGACATCAATGGGGCTGGAAGTCGCCGCACTGTATTTTCAGTACGGTATGGACTTGCTGCCCTGTATTATGTGTATCTATCAGCGCACCGCTATGTACGGCATTGTGCTGGCCGGTTTACTGGTATTGATTGCCAATAATGGCCTGACCCGCATGATTGCCTTTGCCGGCTGGGCGGTATCGGCCGGCTGGGGGTTTCTGATTGCCCGCGAGCATGTGGAAATCCTGAATGCCAGCAATCCGTTTTTTGCCAGCTGCGAAATCGTGCCTAACTTTCCCTCATTTATGCCGCTGCATGAGTGGCTGCCATGGATTTTTGAAGCCAAGGGAGACTGCACCGAAGATAGCTGGCAATTTATGTCGATGGGTATGGCTGACTGGATGAGTGTGATATTTGCTGCCTACTTTATTGTCTTTGCAGTGGTTTTTATCTGCCGTCTGTTGGATAAGAAGCCATTTTGA